The DNA window CCCTGTCCATGCGGCGATGGCGTTGCGTGTGGCCTCATCCACGCCACCGCCGCCGCCACCGCTCTGCTTGAGACCACCATCCCCTCCACGGTTGCATCACCGGCCGGACAGGCCGGTGATGATGGTGTCGGCGTTGAAGCGCATCATCGCCAGGTAACTCGCCGCTTCTCCGCCTTCGTCGCTGAGTGACTCGGAGTAGAGGCCGACCACCCGTACCCGAAGGCCCGCCTCCGCGGCGAGGACCTGAGCCAGCCGGTCCGGCTGCGCGGTGTCGGCGAAGATCGCCGGCACCCGGTGTTTCTCGATCGCGGTGACCAGTGACGCCAGGTCGGACGCGCTGGGTGAGGCGAGGGTGGTCCCGCTCGGCAGGATCGCGCCGACCACGGCCAGCTCGTAGCGCTGCGCCAGATAGCCGAAGACGTGATGGTTGGTGACGAGCACGCGACGTTCTGCCGGGACCGCCGCGAAACGCGCCGCCAGGTCGGCGTCCAGAAGTTCCAATTGCCGGGTGTACGCGGCCGCGCGCTCCCGCACCACGACCGGGTCGACCCCGTCGACGTGCGTGACGATCTGTTCGGTGAGCAGCTTCACGGCCGTGACCATCCGCGCCGGATCGGTCCAGAAGTGCGGATCGGGCGCACCGGCGGCGTCGCCGTCGGCATACTCCATCGGCTCGATCGCGGCGCCCACCTCGACGGCCGGCACGTTCTCGCCCTTCGCCGCCTCGACGTGCTGCAGTACGCCCTCCTCGAGGCCGAGCCCGTTGTAGACGACCAGGTCGGCGCTCTGCATGGTGTGCGCCTCGCGGGCCGAGATCGCGAAGGAGTGCGGGTCGGCGTCCGGTTTCATCAGCACCGTCACGCCGGCCTGGTCACCGGCGATCTCGCGGACCACGTCACCGAGGATGTTCGTGGTCACCACGATGCTGGCGTCGTCGCGGGTGGTGCAGGCGGCGCCGCCGGTCAGCAGGAGCGCAACGGCGGCGGCCGCGGCTGTCAGGCGCCTCATCGGCCGACCTCCACCGCGAGATCGGGCTGGTCGGTGGCGCGCAGCGTGCGGGCGACGCGCAACCGGTCCCGGTAGTCGACCTCGTGGATGACCCGGGCCTGCGGCTCGGCGAGGTAGGCGCGGTTGACGTCGAGCGTCAGCGTCGTGGCACGCAGCGCCGACTCCGCGACCTTCTTCCCGCTCACCACGTCGTAGCTGATCAGCGTGCCGGAGGCGTCCAGGGCGAGCACCATGTCGCCGTCGGACGGGGAGGCGGCGGCGATCAGGTCACGGCCGCCCGCGGGCAGGTGCCGCACGGTGGCCTTCGCGGCGTTCACCGACCAGATGCCGCCGCGATCGGCGGTGGCCGCCTCGTTGCTGCGCGGGCGGTTGCCGAAGCCGGTCGACGGGACCGGGCCGCCCGGCGCGTCGATCACGTCAGCCGCCGGTGTGTCGTTGACGAGCTTCACCCGTACCAGGGAATCGTCGCAAGCGATGACCGCGCCGCCGCGCAGGACCACCCACCCGCGTGGCGCCCGGCAGGGGGTCTGGAGGGCGCCGGTCTCCCGGCCGTCGGGGCTCATCGCCACGATCCGGGTGGCCGGCTGATTCCGATCATCGCCAACGGCGACCAGAAGGCCTTGACCGTACGGGACGGCCAGTGCCGTGGAACTGCCGGAGTCGATCGTCGCGACCTCCGCGATCCGGCCCTCCTCCAGCTGACGACGGTCCAGGATCCGGATCGTGCCGCCGGTGGTCCCGACCGCGGTGTGCGCGCCGAACCCGGCCACCGACGCGATCGGGGCGTCGAAGGTGACAGTGCCCACCGTGCGGGCGGGCGCCCGGTAGTAGTGCACGTGGTCGGTGTGGTCGACCGACCACACCCCGGAGTCGACGATCTCCAGCGTGCGATCGCCGTCGCTGACGTAGACGAACCGCCCGTCCTCGGTGAGCCGCTGCGCGCCGACCGTGAGACCGACCTGTTTCTCCTGCTCGGTGCCGAGGTCGAGCAGCCGCAGCGACTGTCCGCCGCGGGCGGCGTAGGCGATGGCCGACTGCGCCTCGGGCAGCTCCTCGGCACCGGCGACGTAGCCGTGCGGCGTTGCGGCGGGTTCGGGTTCCGCGCCGCATCCGGCCAGCGCGAGGGCGGCGGCCAGGAGGGCGCTGAGGCTGATTCTGATCACAAGGGGGGTCCTTCCGGTGAGGGGCGGGGTGGAGGTCAGCGGGGGCCGGCGGCACTCGTCGCCGCGGATATGGCCCGGGCGCTCACGTCGCTTCGGACGTGGCCCGGGCGCTCACGTCGCCGCGGCCATGGCCCGGCGCGCTGTCGTCGCCGCGGCCGTGGCCCGGCGCGCTCCGAGCAGGACGAAGAAGATCAGCACGGTGACGGCGGCGATCGTGGCGCTCGCGGCGGTGCCGGCGAACCAGGAGATCCAGAGGCCGATCACGGTGGCGGCCGAGCCGATCGCGAAGCTGGTCAGCATCACCGCGGGCAGCCGCCGGGCGACGAGCATCGCGGCCGCCGCCGGGGCGATCAGCATGCCGAAGGCCAGCAGCGTGCCGACCACGCTGAACGCGACGGCCATCGTCACGGTGAGCAGGACCATCATCAGGACGTTCGCGGCGTCCGGGCGCAGGCCCAGCGTGCGGGCCTTGCGCGGGTCGAAGGTGAGCGCGAGGAACGGCCGGTACGCGACCGCCGACACCGCCGCGACCAGCACGAGCGCACCGCCCAGCAGGATGAGGTCGGGCAGGCGGATCGCGAGCACGTCACCGAAGAGGAACGCGGTCAGGTCGGTGGCGAACGACCGGGAGTGCGACACCAGGATCACGCCGGCCGAGAGCATGCCGACGAACAGCAGCCCGATCGTGGTGTCGCGGCCGAACTCGCGGCTGTTGCGCAGCGCGGTGACGCCGCCCGCCATGGCGAGGGCGCTCGCGGCGGCGCCGACGACCAGGTTGCCGCCGACCAGTGAGGCGATCGCGACGCCGGGCAGCATGCCGTGGCTCATCGCCTCGCCCAGGAAGGTCATCCCGCGGGCGATCACCCACACCCCGACCAGGGCGCACACCGCGGCCAGCAGCACGCCGCCGACCAGGGCGCGAAGAACGAAGGAGACGGTGAACGGCTCGAGAAGTGACGTCAGCACCGGGCCGAATATACTGCAACTGAAAATCATTACCGATAGGGGAACCGATGCTGACCGCCTCCCACCTCGGCTTCCGATATGCCGGAGTTCCCGTGCTGCACGACGTGAACCTGCACGCCGAGCCGGCGTCCATGACCGCCGTGACCGGCGCCAACGGCTCCGGCAAGAGCACCCTGCTGCACCTGCTCGCCGGCATCACCGCGCCCGCCGAGGGCGCCGTGCGCCGCGGCCCCGGCGTCCGCGTCGCCCTGCTGCCCCAGCGCACCAGCGAGATCGACGCCCTCCCGCTCACCGTCGCCGAGTGCGTCCGGATCGGCCGGTTCACCCCCGGTGGCCTGCTGCGCCGCCTCACCGGTCAGGACCGTGCCACCGTCACCGGCCTGATGGAACGCCTGGACATCGCCCACCTGGCCCGGCGCCGCCTGCGCGAGCTCTCCGGCGGTCAGCGGCAGCGGGTGCTGATCGCGCAGACCTTCGCCCAGGACGCCGGCGTCCTGATCCTCGACGAGCCCACCGCAGCCCTCGACACCACCAGCCGCCGCAGCATCCATGACCTGCTCACCGACCGGGTCCGCGAGGGCGCCGCCGTGATCATCGCCACGCACGACGACGAGGAGGCCGCGCTGGCCGGCGGGACCCTGCATCTGACGGCGGCCGAGGGGCTCTGACGGACGAGCCGGGCCGGCGCCGGGATTCGGCGCCGACCCGGCTCGGGCCGGTAGGACGGGAAGGGGTGTCAGTGGCCGGAGACGGTGCCGCTGATCTCGTTCGGGATGGCGTCAAGCGTGCCCGAGGCCACGACCTTGCCGGTGGTCAGGTCGACGTGGTGCACCTTCTTGGTGGCCGGCTCCGTCACGTAGGCGTCGGCGCCGCGGACGAACAGCGCGGGGCGCGGCTTCTGCCAATCCAGCGGCTCGGACCAGGGGGCGACGACCGGCACCGAGCTGGTGATCTTCGCGGTGGCGGGGTCGATGACGTGCAGCTTGCCGTCGGTGCCGAGGATCAGCGCCTCACCCTGGGGGCCGCGGCCCAGCGAGCGGAAGGTGTAGGTGACGCCCTTCGGCATCGGCACCACGGTGATCTTGTTGGTGGTGGTGTCGATCAGGGAGAAGTTCTCCGGCCGCTCCAGTTCGGCGTCCTTGTCGATTTTGAAGTCGCCGAGCAGGATCGGGGACGCGTCGCTGCCGGCCTGGTTGCCGATGCGGCTGTATTCGCGGCCGCTGGCGACCTTCTCGAATGTGCCGTTCTTGAACAGCAGGACGCCGTCCTCGCAGCCGAGCGCGACGACGTCGCCCTTGGCGACGGCCTCGCCGTGCACGCCGGGGCACTGCTCGTTGCGGGCGATCTCCTTGCCGCTCGCGTCCAGGGCGAGGGCGCCCGACCGGGACTCCTCGGTGCCGAGGGTGACGATCATGGTGCCGTCGGCGAGCTCGACCGCGACGCCGTGGTGCGGCCGGGCGGTCTTGTACTGCCGGGCCTGCGGCTTGCCCTGCGCCAGGTCCTTGGGGTTGAAGCTGCTGACCTCGCCGGTGCCGTCGGTGAACAGGATGGTCTTGTCGCCGTGCCGGACCACGTGGCCGGGCTTGGCGCCGGGCCAGGTGATGTCGGTGAGCTTGCCGGCGGCGGCGTCGAGGACCTGGAAACCGGCGGCCGTGGAGACGAAGACGCTGCGGTCGTCGCCGGCCGGGTTGACCCGGTTGAAGCCGTCGAGCGCGACGCTGTGGGCGACCTTGAGGGTCTCGCCGTCGAGGACGTAGATGCCGGCGTCGTGGGTGATGGCGAGCGGTTCGGTCACGGTCGGAGCGGCCGAGGCAGGGGTCGTCGCCTCAGGCGCGGCGGTCGTCTCGTTGCCGCAGGCCGCGAGGGCCAGCGATGCGGCCGCGATTGAGGCGATGCCACGTCGGTTCACAGTGTGTTCTCCCCATAGCGAAACGAAACTCATTTTCAATAACGCTAGCGGAGTGCTGCCGGGGAGCGCGCGCAGGGGTCGGGCGAATCCGCTCGCTGCACTTGTGACCAGGGACAACGCGGTCGTGGCCGGCCCGTGGAACCGGGCCGGCCACGACGATCAGCGGATCAGGAGAGGTTGATGTAGTCGAGTTCGGCGTACCCGGTGCCACCGGCGTAGTTGGGCGACCCCTTGGCCAGGCGGATCATGTTCCATCCGGCCTTGAGGGTCACCGTGGTGTTGACGGTGGTGCCGAAGACGCCCCACGCCGCGGTGGGCGGGTAGGTCACGGTCTGGAAGGCGCCGCCGTTGTAGGCGAGACCCTGCGTGGCCGTGGCGCCCGTGCCGTTCGCGTACCCGATGGTCATCGTGTAGTTGCGGGCGGAGGGCACGTTGACCAGGAAGTCGACGAACGACTGGTTGCGGGAGTTGGCCGAACCGTCGATCTGCCCGACGTAACCGCCGTTGGAGGCGGAGCCCGCGGAGAACCGGTTGGCGTTGACGACCGTGGCGTTCTCCGCCTCGTACCGCTGCTGCCAGGTGGGCACACCCGAGGTCGGGGTGACCACCAGCTGGTACGAGTCCCAGGCGTGCATCGCGTTCACCGGGACGCTGATCGTCCCGCCGGACACCGTGTAGGTGCCGGAGGAGACGGCGATCGGCGCGCTCTGGTTGGTGGTGCGCCCCGTGGTGCCGCTGCGCACGACGGTCGCCCTCACCTGGGAGCCGAGGGCGCCCAGCCCGGTGACCCGGACCGTGTTGTTGCCGCTGTCACCGCCGAACACCACGTTCACCATCTTGCGGGTGCTGTCGTAGGCGGCGACGCCTTCCAACCATGAGCCGGGGACCGTCCGGACGATGTTGCCCGACTGGTCGCCGTACCACTTGTAGGTCCAGTACGACGAGGTCGGCAGGTTGTTGTGGAGCAGCCCGTTGAGGGTGCCGGCCTCGTACCAGTAGGCGCGTTCCGCCGAGCGGATCCCGTGTCGCTCGAAGACCGCCATGTAGTGCACCGCGACGCTGGGGATGTCGACCTGGGACGGCGACGCGTACTCGTTGATCGAGATCGGCCGGGGAGTGATGCCGAGTGACGTCTCGATCGCCCGGTAGTCGGCGACGTGTGCCGCGACGTCGAGGTACCTGTCGTTCTCCAGCTCGTGCCAGACGATCACGTCGGGCAGGGTGCCGGTGTCGCGGGCGTTGGTGAGGAAGCTGACCATCCAGTCGTGGTTGTAGACCGAGTGGCTGGGCCCGACGATCGGGGTGACCGTGTCGAGTGAGCGGATCAGCTTGTGGGTGCGCGTCCAGCCGGCGTTGAACGACCCGGCCGACGCGGTGTTCCACGTCCAGTCGGGCTCGTTCCAGAGCTCGTAGCCGTCGACGTTGGTGGTCGTCGTGGCGCTGAGCCGGGCGTTGACCATGGTGCGGACCTTCGACTCCCAGTCGGCCCAGCTGACCCACTTGTACGGGAAGTCCTTGTACACGTCCGGCAGTCGCCAGAACTGCTGAGCGCCGGCGCTTGTCACCTTTCCGGCCACCTTGAGTCCGTCGCAGCACGGCGTGGTCGCGCCGTTGCCGAGCTGCTGGACGCCGGGCGGCGGCTGGGTGAGGTGGTTGAGCCGCAGCGGGTACATCTGCTCCAGCGGCGGTTTGGTGCCGGTGTCGGTGGCGTAGAGGCCGCCGGCCGCGACGTGCGTGACCGGACGGACGACGGTACCGACGTCGACGGTGAGGGTGTTGCCGGCGGCCTGCGCCGGGCTGGGGACGGTCAGCCCGGCGAGGACCAGCAGGGGGACGAGTGCTGCTTTTCGATGTCGCACTGTTCACCTCGGTGGAAGGTGGGGATGGGGGACGGTGTTACGCCTCCTGTGCGGCCAGCGGGATCCAGACCCGCATCGGGCCCGGCTCGCGGTTGGCCCATAGGAAGTAGGGGATGGCGGTGACCGTGGCGGTCGCTGCCGGCGGTGTGCCGGTGGAGTTCAGATCCCGGTAGAGGGGAGCGTCGCCGCGGTTCTGCAACCGGAGCGGGATCTGCAGGGTGACCGGGGCGAGTCCGCTGCTGTGGTACGCGACCGACACCGGTGATCCCGTGTCGAGTTCCAGATCCTCGAAGCAGTGCCCGGCGAAGGGCCCGGTGGCAGGGATGTCGGCGTGTTCGAGGCAGTGGACGATCGGGCCGCGGACCAGGGCGGCGGTGCCGCGGGTGGCGTCGACCCGCGGGTGCGCGGCGACCAGCCGGGCCGGCATCGCCAGGGTGAGCACGACCCGGTCACCCTCGTGCCAGATCCGGTTGAGGCGCAGGTACCCGTCGTGGATCTGGGGCCCGGCCGGGGCGGCCGTGCCGTTGACGGTGAGCCGGACGTCGTCGCACCAGGCCGGGATCCGCAGTGACAGGGTCCACGGGTCGTCCGGCGACGACGTGACGGTGACGGTGATCTGCTCGTCCCACGGATAGCGGGTCTCGACCTCGACGGACCGGTTCGCTGACGTGAACGTTCCGCTGCCGTACAGGTGCAACTCAAGGCCGCCGGCGTCGCCGGTGGCGGCGTACGTGTGCAGCGACGCCATCAGCCGGGCCAGGTTCGGCGGGCAGCAGGCGCATTCGTACCAGTCGAGGCGGTGACCGGGGGCGTTCTCGCCGCCGCCGTCGTGGCCGGTACGCCGTTGCAGCGGCTGGGAGTAGAAGAACGCCTTTCCGTCGACGGCGGTGCTGGCGGCGATCGCGTTGTAGAGCACGCGTTCCATCTCGTCGGCGTACTTCGCGCTGCCGGTGGCCAGCAAGAGGCGGAATCCGAGCTGGAAGCTGGCGATCGCGGCGCAGGTCTCGGCGTACGCGCGGTCCGGCGGCAGCTCGTAGGCGTCGCCGTATGCCTCGTCACGGTGCCGGGATCCCTGGCCGCCGGTCAGGTAGGTGCGGCTGTCGATCGCGGAGTCCCACAGCCGCTCGGCGACGGCCAGCAGTTCGGTGTCGTGCGTTTCCACGGCCACGTCGACGGCGCCGGCCAGCAGGTAGAGCTGGCGGACCACATGGCCGGTCACCTCCTCGGTCGAGCGCAGGGGCTCGTGGTCCTGGAAGTAGGCGGCGCCGAACCGGCCCTCACCCAGCGTCCCGTGGCCGCGGTTCTCGATGAACCGGGCGGCGAGATCGAGGTACGGCCGGTGGCCGGTCACCCGGTACAGCTCGGCCAGGGCGGTCTCGACCTCGGGGTGCCCGTCGGTCTCCTTCGACGTGGCGTACCGCTGGACCAGAAGGTCGGCGAAGCGGCGCGCCACCGCGACGACCTGCTGGGCGGCGGGGTCGCCGGGCGCCGATCGGGCCGCCGCGACGGCTGCCTGGATGAGGTGGCCGGCCGTGTACATCTCGTGGCTGAAGTGCAGCTCGGCCCATTGCTGCGAGCGCCGTGCCGGGTCCTGGTAGTACGAGTCCAGGTAGCCGTCCGGGTCCTGTGCCTTCTCCAGCAGCGCTGCGGTGTCGGCGGCG is part of the Actinoplanes missouriensis 431 genome and encodes:
- the aztC gene encoding zinc ABC transporter substrate-binding protein AztC — encoded protein: MRRLTAAAAAVALLLTGGAACTTRDDASIVVTTNILGDVVREIAGDQAGVTVLMKPDADPHSFAISAREAHTMQSADLVVYNGLGLEEGVLQHVEAAKGENVPAVEVGAAIEPMEYADGDAAGAPDPHFWTDPARMVTAVKLLTEQIVTHVDGVDPVVVRERAAAYTRQLELLDADLAARFAAVPAERRVLVTNHHVFGYLAQRYELAVVGAILPSGTTLASPSASDLASLVTAIEKHRVPAIFADTAQPDRLAQVLAAEAGLRVRVVGLYSESLSDEGGEAASYLAMMRFNADTIITGLSGR
- a CDS encoding WD40 repeat domain-containing protein, giving the protein MIRISLSALLAAALALAGCGAEPEPAATPHGYVAGAEELPEAQSAIAYAARGGQSLRLLDLGTEQEKQVGLTVGAQRLTEDGRFVYVSDGDRTLEIVDSGVWSVDHTDHVHYYRAPARTVGTVTFDAPIASVAGFGAHTAVGTTGGTIRILDRRQLEEGRIAEVATIDSGSSTALAVPYGQGLLVAVGDDRNQPATRIVAMSPDGRETGALQTPCRAPRGWVVLRGGAVIACDDSLVRVKLVNDTPAADVIDAPGGPVPSTGFGNRPRSNEAATADRGGIWSVNAAKATVRHLPAGGRDLIAAASPSDGDMVLALDASGTLISYDVVSGKKVAESALRATTLTLDVNRAYLAEPQARVIHEVDYRDRLRVARTLRATDQPDLAVEVGR
- the aztB gene encoding zinc ABC transporter permease AztB: MLTSLLEPFTVSFVLRALVGGVLLAAVCALVGVWVIARGMTFLGEAMSHGMLPGVAIASLVGGNLVVGAAASALAMAGGVTALRNSREFGRDTTIGLLFVGMLSAGVILVSHSRSFATDLTAFLFGDVLAIRLPDLILLGGALVLVAAVSAVAYRPFLALTFDPRKARTLGLRPDAANVLMMVLLTVTMAVAFSVVGTLLAFGMLIAPAAAAMLVARRLPAVMLTSFAIGSAATVIGLWISWFAGTAASATIAAVTVLIFFVLLGARRATAAATTARRAMAAAT
- the aztA gene encoding zinc ABC transporter ATP-binding protein AztA, translating into MLTASHLGFRYAGVPVLHDVNLHAEPASMTAVTGANGSGKSTLLHLLAGITAPAEGAVRRGPGVRVALLPQRTSEIDALPLTVAECVRIGRFTPGGLLRRLTGQDRATVTGLMERLDIAHLARRRLRELSGGQRQRVLIAQTFAQDAGVLILDEPTAALDTTSRRSIHDLLTDRVREGAAVIIATHDDEEAALAGGTLHLTAAEGL
- the aztD gene encoding zinc metallochaperone AztD, translating into MNRRGIASIAAASLALAACGNETTAAPEATTPASAAPTVTEPLAITHDAGIYVLDGETLKVAHSVALDGFNRVNPAGDDRSVFVSTAAGFQVLDAAAGKLTDITWPGAKPGHVVRHGDKTILFTDGTGEVSSFNPKDLAQGKPQARQYKTARPHHGVAVELADGTMIVTLGTEESRSGALALDASGKEIARNEQCPGVHGEAVAKGDVVALGCEDGVLLFKNGTFEKVASGREYSRIGNQAGSDASPILLGDFKIDKDAELERPENFSLIDTTTNKITVVPMPKGVTYTFRSLGRGPQGEALILGTDGKLHVIDPATAKITSSVPVVAPWSEPLDWQKPRPALFVRGADAYVTEPATKKVHHVDLTTGKVVASGTLDAIPNEISGTVSGH
- a CDS encoding CBM35 domain-containing protein, which gives rise to MRHRKAALVPLLVLAGLTVPSPAQAAGNTLTVDVGTVVRPVTHVAAGGLYATDTGTKPPLEQMYPLRLNHLTQPPPGVQQLGNGATTPCCDGLKVAGKVTSAGAQQFWRLPDVYKDFPYKWVSWADWESKVRTMVNARLSATTTTNVDGYELWNEPDWTWNTASAGSFNAGWTRTHKLIRSLDTVTPIVGPSHSVYNHDWMVSFLTNARDTGTLPDVIVWHELENDRYLDVAAHVADYRAIETSLGITPRPISINEYASPSQVDIPSVAVHYMAVFERHGIRSAERAYWYEAGTLNGLLHNNLPTSSYWTYKWYGDQSGNIVRTVPGSWLEGVAAYDSTRKMVNVVFGGDSGNNTVRVTGLGALGSQVRATVVRSGTTGRTTNQSAPIAVSSGTYTVSGGTISVPVNAMHAWDSYQLVVTPTSGVPTWQQRYEAENATVVNANRFSAGSASNGGYVGQIDGSANSRNQSFVDFLVNVPSARNYTMTIGYANGTGATATQGLAYNGGAFQTVTYPPTAAWGVFGTTVNTTVTLKAGWNMIRLAKGSPNYAGGTGYAELDYINLS
- a CDS encoding glycoside hydrolase family 127 protein yields the protein MPTSDALGVLRPLPADAVRLAADGLLGGWQTRNTEATLPHCVTRLSTEGNLDNLRRVTGDADTAFRGFWFADTDVHKTLEAAFWSGTAADFAADTAALLEKAQDPDGYLDSYYQDPARRSQQWAELHFSHEMYTAGHLIQAAVAAARSAPGDPAAQQVVAVARRFADLLVQRYATSKETDGHPEVETALAELYRVTGHRPYLDLAARFIENRGHGTLGEGRFGAAYFQDHEPLRSTEEVTGHVVRQLYLLAGAVDVAVETHDTELLAVAERLWDSAIDSRTYLTGGQGSRHRDEAYGDAYELPPDRAYAETCAAIASFQLGFRLLLATGSAKYADEMERVLYNAIAASTAVDGKAFFYSQPLQRRTGHDGGGENAPGHRLDWYECACCPPNLARLMASLHTYAATGDAGGLELHLYGSGTFTSANRSVEVETRYPWDEQITVTVTSSPDDPWTLSLRIPAWCDDVRLTVNGTAAPAGPQIHDGYLRLNRIWHEGDRVVLTLAMPARLVAAHPRVDATRGTAALVRGPIVHCLEHADIPATGPFAGHCFEDLELDTGSPVSVAYHSSGLAPVTLQIPLRLQNRGDAPLYRDLNSTGTPPAATATVTAIPYFLWANREPGPMRVWIPLAAQEA